DNA sequence from the Plasmodium brasilianum strain Bolivian I chromosome 4, whole genome shotgun sequence genome:
ataaatgttttaagtGCACATACAAACAAATATAACTGAAAAAACGAACTTACaacaaatatattgttaaataagtaaaaatttaatgaataatttaaattcgatatttcaaaataggggtaaacataaaatataatatttgaaaaaaataaatgctattattgttaaattttggcaatacatattaaagtgatatattttccttttatccCTTTTATGGGCTGAATcatttgttataataataatttaaaattttaaaaaatataaatacaagaTTTTAATCATTACAATATAGATATCTCGGTTCAAGTTCCATAATATActaacttaaaaaatttttttttcgtttattaTTAACCATATTCACATGGGTgggataaaaatatttaataataaattattttttaaaaaaagctatttttttaaaaacataaataataataaaaaacagaaaaaacagaaaaaaataagaggtAAAAATAGATTCATTTGTGTGTTTGTATTTATTACcttccatttatatatatatatatatatatatacataaacatgatatacaattatacagttaatattatataattgtatatacatgtatattatatgtttatatacataaacatgatatacaattatacagttaatattatataattgtatatacatgtatattatatgtttatatacatgtaattgTATGttcatgtacatatttttttttttttaaagcaaaaattggaaataaataaaattttaacgatataaaaaaaagaaattcgccaataatataaaaaaaaaaaattaaattaaataagaaaattatataaatattgaaaCGTTTTTATTGATTAATGGAAATAcctaaataaacaaaaaaaaaaaacgaaataaaagataatataagCAAGCActgtgatatattttttcacacTATTAAACGACTAAAAacttttaaaactttttccaaaaaataaaatgatgaacaaaatataaaaacaataatttaagaagtgtatgaaaaaaaaaactaaaaataaaaaatatttagttcattgtattttattgaattaaataaaatttattaataaaattatttttaatagtaatatatattttttattttcatgttAAATAGTAGtctcatatttttatatatattataagcaTTATAGCAGTTTTTATAGcggcaaaataaaaaatttactttacAAATATAGTATGGATTATgatatcataaaaaatattattatttaatagaattttttttttgactgtatttatttatatgaaaaaataagttgaatatatatagtactaAATAGCAGGGACGAAAGAATAATAGAATTACTAttgtaatttaaatatatatgtgtgcatattttgtatgttttttatattataaatttaatttgattatttaatatatttttatgaaggaattaatcatatataatagaaattCCTTTGTTTAATTAATACGATAAGAAGGgaacaaattatttatgtcattacatatgtacaaatatacatatttatttattaatataatttaacttCATAAAACTTAAGAATATGGAATTTAGCGACATGAATCCCGTTACAACAGGAGGGtatcctttttcttttaataagaaagaagtcagaaattattttattgattATTTAGAAGAGGAAGGAAAATGTTACAGGAAGAAGGATTTAAAAAGttcaataatttttagatgttttgttttatccaTTCTTACGCtgttacatattattttacaagtatgataaaagaaaaatttggaaattcctatatatcattacatgtatatctttttaatttgttttatttaattattctaaaacaaaaaagaacaaaaaaatgaaaaaaagtattcatcttgaataattttttaataaaaatatttttaattcctGTTTGCAGAATACAAACATATTTGCACGTTATAGCACTTTTAGAAATACCCAGTTGTGTAGTAGATATACAAGAGAATTAGCCGAAAGGAAAAATGCGAAGgttggtaataataatacaaataatactATGTTAAGGGAGGGAAATCCAAAGCCATCCCCCCCAAAGGTGGGAAATCAGGAGCCACCTAATAAATCAGTTAAACTAGGGGAAAAATCAAGAAATTTAAATGTGAAAATGGATTCTCCTTCAAAATCTCAACCCTCTAAAACGAACAATCCGCAGACAGACAGGAAGCAGATCATATTAGGAGAAACTTCTAGATCTCTTCTTTCAGGAGGAGATGCAAGTCCTAAGCCATCCCCTGTAGGGAGGGATTTTCCTCAACCAGAAAGTAAACCAGTCGAAACAGATAGACGTTCAAGGCATAATAGTATCGATAAGGGAGATAATGCagttttaaaagaaaaaagagtaCAAGGAGGTACTTCAGAAGCAAACGAAAATGAAAAGTTAGATATGAAAAAGAAGGGAAATGATCCTTTATTGAAAAGGAATATACAAGATGGTCAACCGCTAGGAAAGGAACCCTCAGAGAAAATAGGTGAAAATGGCATAAATGTTGagcttattaaaaaaaatgaagatttggtgaaaaaggatataagtaaatttgaaataaaagaTCTCCGAGAATCTATTAATAAACCTGACTTTGAAATTACATTGTTGCGTAAATATAACAGAATAGTTGATTGTAAGAATGTGGAATTGCCTTATGGTTGTACGTCTTctgattttattaaatatatgtcgGAATTAGATTTAAGTAAAAAGCTTGAGAATTTAAAGTATTTTGGAGATCCTAAAAGTATGtatcttatatataaatatgttcacGATCATGAAAGGGTAGAATTTTGGAAagtaagaaatattttatggaAATTATGTGAGGATTTAGAAGCAAAGTTTAAAATACCAaaggaaattaaaataaaagaatggaataatatttttgctaAATTGATAGaggaattattaaaaaaggatcAAAAAAGTTATGCAGAGTTGCatgaattaattaaaattggAAATTGTGTTAGATCGAAGTTTATTGAATTCATAGTTGGTAAAAGACATTCATGGAAGCTGTTCTCCAATGAAATGAATGACAAATTTACGGAAGAATTGGCTACTAATTTAGtgaaatatgcaaaataaaattataatgatgTAGGTGACTTGAATAGAAAGTGCTGATTTATTAAAttgataaaattatgaaaaaatataattaatccCGGAGATTAAATTGGCTATAGCTGCTGTTCTATGTGAAACATAGATTCTTCTTCTCCGTTAACATTTCTATCATTATCGCTATATATATCGTTATATATACTGTTATAATTATCGATATTTTTATCGTTATTATTATCGTTATTATTATCGTTATTATTATCGTTATTATTATCGTTATTattatcttctttttattttattttattttgttttctacTGTTAACTGATAATATTACTTATATAAGTAATAGTGAAAGTTGAGTAtaacattaattttattgatataaaaagtatatcacataaaaacgttttttttaatttatgaaattaatatatattttttatagaacTGTTCATTTCGGAATTTTTATCATTCTAAAGtatgttaattataattaaaaaaaaaaaagagagaattatatatatatatatatatatatatatatatatatatatatctgtatatatctatgtatatatctatatatatatatatatgtatttatatatgtatatatccatatatatatatatatgtatttatatatgtatttatattttttttcattaaattctttatttgATGAAAATGTGCTCTTTAATTTAgctgttttttctttttgtgtaaattgtaaaattaatataaaagaaattatatatctgttataactttatttattaaatattttttcataaatatgttGAAAATGTTATTTGTGATTATGTGCAATTTATTATGAGAAACGAtagtttatatatgcatagtATATCCATGTTCTGTTCATTTAATTATCTGTAAAACTATTATAACAGTagttgtataaatattattataatgattTAACGATAACTacactttttaatatattcatattaaatatttataagaaaaataaaagaaaaaaatacctACAGaacctttttaaatatatatagtttttgCATTTGTTTGGTACAGTTTACCAGTATAATTTTCTTctaatttaaatatgttaagTTATAAAGacgaaaagaagaaagaaaaaaagaaagccaataataatttatgtgaataaataaatagtataCTTCATATCAAATTAGCATTCCTTATGAACATTTGTAGTGTAAATGGttatgctatatatataatatatatacatatatattgtacaGCAAATTAAAGGAAATCTAAAAAGAACTGCAAAAATTTTCTGCAcgatttttgtttaaaatgaGATAATGAATAATTGCAGAATACAAaagtattttaatataaagtaCTATTgagataaatataattttttgtttattttatttttttagctGTTCCCTTATATATGTAGCTGAACATTAtgttaaaacttttttttcattgtgtTATGTTGAAACAAGCTCATATCGTTATATAATGTTTGATtaatagaataattatattttaacaatttttaacatacatttatatataattttaagttATAGAATGATAATTAAAGATTatataaagttttttttttttttataatattaaataagatGAACACTACTGTAATAATATTGAATAAtggtatataatttttagtacaaataaaaaaagaaaataaaaaagaaataaaagtaattagAACTGTTCTGAAATTTATTAATCGAATTATTCCAAtgacttttttataattaagttcagttttagaaatataattattaatatttgtaataagAACTTCTACGTactttgtattttaatttctatataattctatatttaagaaaaaaaagaaaaaaaaaagaaaaaaaaagaaaaaaatgaaaaaagagaaaaaaaagaaaaaaaaagaaaaaaaaagaaaaaaaaaaaaaacctaaATATAGCTGTATTTATGTTACATACtccttttataaaaatatatataacttggTAAATAACGAAAGAATAATATTCAGAAAAAATTTCCACATCTGAGTTGTAAAAATAGATATgatgaaacaaaaatataatgtaattatctcattaagtaatatattatatattaaataagtttatacagataaatttatttaaatacaaattattaattttttttctttctaattaaataaatgatagAGGAGGGAAAATATTAGGCAAtagtgataaaaaaaaaataatatttaaaaaattaatattattcattttctaAGATACAgtcaatataaaataacaaagcCTGTAGATCTTTATTCAGGGGTACATTTTTTGATGCTAAAAAAGAAACTTTTatgaaacttttttttttttttttctttatgttCAAAACcttttatgaaattattaatatgatttaaatattattgtgCTACCCattaatttacaaaaaaagaatataaataaattaataaataaacaaataaacaaacaatatatttttaacaaaataaactgtttcatatttatgaattaaaagaaaatgtataatatattttccaaGATACCAGCTGTTCATACAGCTCATTACCCTTTACTTTTGTGTAAAACAGAAGATAAAAAGAACCATAGAAATTCATCAGGGCAGGGAAAAgactttaaaaataaagatttaGAAAAAGCTATAGCTCTTaggctttttattttgtgtctacttattttgttttacatGTTTTTACAAGTAtgttaaaatgtaaatttgaaagtgtatatatactcacatatatatatgtataggaATGTGTACATTTATCCATAtccatgtatatttatatatatgtgtaca
Encoded proteins:
- a CDS encoding hypothetical protein (Plasmodium exported protein (PHIST)) produces the protein MEFSDMNPVTTGGYPFSFNKKEVRNYFIDYLEEEGKCYRKKDLKSSIIFRCFVLSILTLLHIILQNTNIFARYSTFRNTQLCSRYTRELAERKNAKVGNNNTNNTMLREGNPKPSPPKVGNQEPPNKSVKLGEKSRNLNVKMDSPSKSQPSKTNNPQTDRKQIILGETSRSLLSGGDASPKPSPVGRDFPQPESKPVETDRRSRHNSIDKGDNAVLKEKRVQGGTSEANENEKLDMKKKGNDPLLKRNIQDGQPLGKEPSEKIGENGINVELIKKNEDLVKKDISKFEIKDLRESINKPDFEITLLRKYNRIVDCKNVELPYGCTSSDFIKYMSELDLSKKLENLKYFGDPKSMYLIYKYVHDHERVEFWKVRNILWKLCEDLEAKFKIPKEIKIKEWNNIFAKLIEELLKKDQKSYAELHELIKIGNCVRSKFIEFIVGKRHSWKLFSNEMNDKFTEELATNLVKYAK